Within Clupea harengus unplaced genomic scaffold, Ch_v2.0.2, whole genome shotgun sequence, the genomic segment TCACCCagggacagagatagacagaggatggagagagaagaaaagccaGCGCACCAAGACTCTCGTCCAGGTGAAAGCTGGgaccgagacagagacagagacagagagaaggtcggggaaagggacagagacagaggttgGGAtcgtgacagagaaagagagagggatagggaaagagaaagagagagggaaagagacaaagacaaagacagagggagagagaaggacagagagagaaagtacagGTGAAAGAGTAATATCTAAGGGGTCCTTATCACTGAGCTGTGCATACTCTAACACTGAGCATCTGGGAGACCTTATGTTTTCCCCTCTAGCGCAAGTACTTGGTCCAGGTGATCCCTTGTGACCATTCCCTTGTCATTGAAGACTGCTGTCTGTGGAACTGTCTGTGCTTCTAGGAGTGATATCTCTCCCGATCATGCAGAGAACGTTTGGATGTTGATGGTTTTGTTCCTgtttcatcatttcattttgGTTTATTTGCAAAAAGTGTAAATAACTTTgctgaggaaaataaaaaacaaaaagaaaaatgggCAAATTATGTAATTTAATGATGGATTTTAATATcctacatttcaaatgaaatgatgTTAGCAGTTTTAAGGATGCCTCAGAATGCCTCAGCCACCTGTTCCCAGCTGCAATTGGAGAATAACTGAAacaaggaaaggaggagaggcagtGGAGTCGCCATGCAGTACACTCATGAGAAATGGGAACTCCACTAGGAGCTGACGGGACAACCCAGAGCAGAAGATGGATGGTGAGTGTCCATCGGCCCCGTCTTTATACCTGTTAAGGGTAAAACTTCCAAAAGCATCACCAAACAGTTGTAGAGATCAAAGAAAAATGGCCTCTCTTCAATTTTAGCCCCTTCCTCCGTACAGAACAGCTTCAAGTTCAGGACTTTGACTTGGCCATTACAAAACATAAActtttattcttcttcttttaccAACCTTTGGGAGATTGATTTGTGTTTTTAGGGTTGTGGTCTTGCTGCATGACCCACGTGTCTTGAGATTCACTTCAGACAGACGTCCtcacattttctttttgaatTTGCTGGGATAATTCATAATGCATTGAGCTGTCCAGGCCCAGCTGCAAAACAGACCCCAACCATGATCCTCCCATCCCCTTGTTTCACAGATGGAATAAAGTTCTTATGCTTGTGTCACAGATGGAATAAGGTTATTATGCTTGTGTCACAGATGGAATAAGGTTCTTATGCTTGTTTCACAGATGGTATAAGGTTCTTATGCTTGTGTCACAGATGGTATAAGGTTCTTATGCTGGTTTAACAGATGGTATAAGGTTCTTATGCTTGTGTCACAGATGGAATAAGGTTCTTATGCTTGTTTCACAGATGGTATAAGGTTCTTATGCTGGTTTATCAGATGGTATAAGGTTCTTATGCTTGTTTCACAGATGGTATAAGGTTCTTATGCTTGTTTCACAGATGGTATAAGGTTCTTATGCTTGTTTCACAGATGGTATAAGGTTCTTATGCTTGTTTCACAGATGGTATAAGGTTCTTATGCTTGTTTATCAGATGGTATAAGGTTCTTATGATTGTTTCACAGATGGTATAAGGTTCTTATGCTTGTTTCACAGATGGAATAAGGTTCTTCTGCTTGTGTCACAGATGGAATAAGGTTCTTATGCTTGTTTCACAGATGGTATAAGGTTCTTATGCTTGTTTCACAGGTGGAATAAGGTTCTTATGCTTGTTTCACAGATGGTATAAGGTTCTTATGCTTGTTTATCAGATGGTATAAGGTTCTTATGATTGTTTCACAGATGGAATAAGGTTCTTATGCTTGTTTCACAGATGGTATAAGGTTCTTATGCTTGTTTATCAGATGGTATAAGGTTCTTATGATTGTTTCACAGATGGTATAAGGTTCTTATGCTTGTTTCACAGATGGTATAAGGTTCTTATGCTTGTTTATCAGATGGTATAAGGTTCTTATGCTTGTTTCACAGATGGTATAAGGTTCTTATGCTTGTTTATCAGATGGTATAAGGTTCTTATGCTTGTTTATCAGATGGTATAAGGTTCTTATGCTTGTTTATCAGATGGTATAAGGTTCTTATGCTGGAATGCAGTGTTTCCTTCCTCTGAACATAAGACATAAATAAAATAGGATGCCCACTTAAACCTGATTGACATCCTATTGATTGAAAACACCTATAATTTGACCTCCAAATGAACTGCTTATCCTAGAGGTGTACATACTTTTGCCACTCACAGATACGTAAATATTGGACCATTTGCCTCAATAGATAAAAGACCAAGTGTAATATTTCTGTCTCATTATTACAGTCATGATGGCCTGGGGACAGATATGTGTGAAATTAGCATTTGCTTTGTAATCACATTCCAACGATACTTTACTCAAGCTGGCCAATGAGACGATGCCATACTGTGATTGTTGTTAACATCTAAATCACAATGCTGAAGTTCCCTTTGGTAACCACAAAGCAGAACCACCTgcaagtctttcattctcttcctctttctctttcattacTATATGCTTCGTTCAGGAGCTAGCTGTATTGAAATTATTACTTGAGATTAttactaaaacagtcaaagctTTTACTTGGGTTCATatataattacatttgttttacatttgtttgttaAATCATTTGCTGCCCCTAAACAATCTCACAACAAATAGACAGCACATTAAATCACTGGATTATCCCCAAAGGAAGGGCTTGGGCATTTGACACCAGTTATTTTCACAAAAACTTCAGTAAGAACTCTTATGATGAAACGTATTAGTTTATTCTGCTGGAAAAGCATTTTGGTACGAAGATTAGAAATGTTTTAATCACATATTTTAAACAGATATTATTTGCTTTAGAACAAACCTCAAAAACATTAAACAGCTAACTTCTTTGTTAACCCCTCTAAATAATCTACTCTTGAGCTAAACTTTGGCCCTGACTGTTCAACAGGGAAGCAGATACTCGTGTGATAAGAGTTGTAATGACTCATAAACAGACAAATTGAGTCGTTTCAGGAGGCTTAGGCCAAAGATACCATTAAGATTTTCACATTCTCCATTTTAGTGTGTGCTGATTCACAAGCGAGAAGACGAATAAGAGGATGGCTGTAAAGTACAGTGCCATCTCCACTACCCTGTGGCCATACAGTTCAGACATTAAAGGTAGGTCCTCATCTCCACTACCCTGAACACCCTGTGGCCATACAGTTCAGACATTAAAGGTAGGTCCTCATCTCCACTACCCTGAACACCCTGTGGCCATACAGTTCAGACATTAGAGGTAGGTCCTCATCTCCACCACCCTGAACACCCTGTGGCCATACAGTTCAGACATTAGAGGTAGGTCCTCATCTCCACTACCCTGAACACCCTGTGGCCATACAGTTCAGACATTAGAGGTAGGTCCTCATCTCCACTACCCTGAACACCCTGTGGCCATACAGTTCAGACATTAGAGGTAGGTCCTCATCTCCACTACCCTGAACACCCTGTGGCCATACAGTCCAGACATTAGAGGTAGGTCCTCCTGCTTTTTGCCACAGAAAAACAGGATTTCGGTAAATGCTGTTGATTTATTAAAAATTGATCAAATTGGCTGCAATCTTCTCATCAAATATTGAGAAGATAGATATCTACATATACCCTGATACTCAGACGAGGGGTCATCGTTGGAGTCCTCTTtgacagcagagacagagaagagacacTTCTTGTTGGGGAGAGGATGCCAGGAGGAGCCCCTGGGATCAGTGATGTGGTTCTGATCCAGAGACTGCAGCCACCCTGGACAAGATGTGGTTCTGATCCAGAGACTGCAGCCACCCTGGACAAGATGTGGTTCTGATCCAGAGACTGCAGCCACCCTGGGATCAGTGATGTGGTTCTGATCCAGAGACTGCAGCCACCCTGGACAAGATGTGGTTCTGATCCAGAGACTGCAGCCACCCTGGACAAGATGTGGTTCTGATTCAGAGACTGCAGCCACCCTGGGATCAGTGATGTGGTTCTGATCCAGAGATCGCAGCCACCCTGGACAAGATGTGGTTCTGATCTCGCATGCATCCACTCATTGAACTGGAAGGAGTGTCTAATTCTATGGACCCTCTAGATCTGTTGTGGAGTCAGTGAGGTAAACAGTGCTGGAAATGATCCTGATTCATTTCCCATTATGTTGTATGTATCCATCACCAGGAGCCGTCAAACAGCTCCAGTTTCTTAGTTCCAGTTCATTTGTTCAGAGTTGCATTGAGGTCACGGTACCTCAGCCTCACGTGACCCAAGGGTTCGGGCTGCCCTgcgtcagggaggatggataCGCCCTCCCCATTGAATGTCTATGTGGAGGGGGTCCCTGAGCGTGAAGGGCGGGCTCGGTGATGGAGGAACCAGATCTGGAGATGCTGACATGAATGCCCAGAGTCCCCGAAGAGGAGGCGAAGAGGTTGGCCACGGCGGAGTCGAACACCATGCAGTCTGAGTCCGTGACGGCGGAGGAGGCCACGCTGTCCTGGATCGCCCGCGGGGTCGCCTCCCACATGAGACGCCGGCGACTCCCCCTCAGCCCCAGGCGGTAGACAAAGCCCTCCGCCTCCTCCCTCGCGCCGACGAACAGCACGGCGGCAAAGAAGTATGTAGGGCTGCCACGCACCACGGCCTCTTTCTTTACCACCAACACAAACTTTCGTCCAAAGCAGGACTGCACCATCACCCAGTCCCCCGTGTCTGGCATGTTGACGTTGCTAACAAGGAAGATGACCTCCTCACCTTCCCTATCTGTGATGGGCTGGTGGGCCTGAATCAGATGGGGAACTACACTTCCCAGAATCCCCTGCCATTGGCAGGATGAGCCGCAGGGGCAAGTGCAAGGCTGGGACTCTGAGCCCTCCTTCTGGTCTGTGTTCACCAACTCTGTGTGATGCTGTGACTGGATGCAGCCCACTCCGATGCactgctagagagagagatacagatgaagaggatgacAGGATGAAGGGGAAGGAGGTGAGAAGTGGGATGAAGAGATAccagggggaaaagaaaaaagaaaagacaggtgTTACAGGAGTTGGGAAATAGAGGAGAGCAAGaaaacaatgagaaaaaaaaccaatgaggataaaaaaaaaatgaatttgtagCAGAAAGTGGGGCAACCATTACAAAAAGGGCGAGAAGGAAGGGTTGGGAGGCgtgggggggagtgagggatgaatcaaagagagaaagaaagggcagGAACAAAGAAAAATGGGAGACGGAGGAGGTGTGAGGGGGAGTGTGAAGAATGTCAGATGAAATgagataggaggaggaggagaaggaggacaagATAAAAAAGAGTCATTAGTCAAAAGAGCGCAGGGGGATAACTCATCACACTTCAGATGGCGGGGCTGATGCCCTAACGCAGACAGCATCATACATCTAACATGTCTGTTTCAGGTCAGGAAGCACCGGGTGCTCATGGAGGTCTGCTTTTGACTtagagtgtgcaggtgtgtgtgttcatgcctgtgtgtgtgcatactgcatgtccttgtgtgtgtgtgtgtgttcatgcctgtgtgcgtgcatactgcatgtccttgtgtgtgtgtgtgtgcttgtgtttctgcATATATGTCTGGGTGGGTGTTTTTTCCCCGGCTGGTATGTACCAGGGCTAatcatttgaagatgaattgAGGGACTGCACAATGGAGCTCTCTCCTTGATTATCCAGAGGCCAGTACTGGTTAAGGTCACTCTGACTAGAGCACTTTCAGAACCTTCACAATACGCTCCCTATGTGTACCTGCCTATACCATCTCCATAGCCGACGAAAGCGCACACTAGGCATGCTAGGCtttaagcaaaaaaaatatatataaatatatgtgcaGGATAAATTGAAGCGTCCAAAAAAATATGTGGTAAAAATCAATGGTGATCAGATTACTCCATTTTGACCACAGATtcagtttaaaaacaaaacaaaacagtgttcATATTTACAGGAGaaaggggtggggagaggagaggctgtgtgcAAGCAATGAGATAGGGCAGAACGACACTGCAGGCGAGGATAGAACATCACAGACTGGCTTTAAGGGGATTATTTAATAAGAAATCCGTTGAGGGAATAGAGACTGGGGCTCTCCCATCAGGAGGCTGGCTAATGAAGAAGGGGTCTTGACCTCACCTGAGGGTGGACCTGAATGGTAAATATATAGCTTTATCTGAGGCCTTCCCAATGGCAAGACTACGACATTAAATAGAATTATTCTTAGTTAGAATTTGAAAAAGATACATTCTCTTTAGAAAAAAACACGCgcatacgcacgcacgctcacacagatCGAATGTATTTCTGACCTTAAGTGTTTCAAGTTCTTTAATATTTCTTAATGAATTATTAATCTGAATGGCATATTTGGACGTTTCCAATGAAATCAGTTGAATTCCTCAACTGTCTACCATGGAGGTCAGTGCctgtaggtaaaaaaaaaagtattccaTCCAAGGTGGAAATGGTGTTTGGGGAATGGAACTGTATTTATAAGCGAAAGGAGTGAAGGGAAAGAGATTTAGTGCAATAATCCTGGTGCCAGTTGGCCGATGATAAAACCTCTTGTGTCCTTGATCaagggtgtgtgtagtggaggcGGGGGTGGGGACTACAGCATtatcaagagtgtgtgtgtgtgtgtgtgggtgtgtgtgtgtgtgtgtgtgtgtgtgtgtgtgtgggtggactgAGTTATGGATCAGATCAGTTTTCAATTCAGTTTCGCCCATAAAAAGTACAGTAAGTATTGTAATATGAATTTCTGATATCATCTAAAACCAAGAATCAAGATATGGAAGATATACAGGGAAATTGGGAAAAATTATTTCTTTaccaaaataaatcatttttgttTAAGATTATAACATTTTTGACAATGCAGTTGTACAAGGTCTGCATCTAAGGGTCTGACTGTACTCTGTACTGTACTAAAACATAAGCAAAGCATTTCCCATACTCTTAGTCCCAGCTAGGGTGTTGCAGCGTAAAGATGatacattcatttgttttgattCTATATTATAAGTGGCAAAACTGAATGTGTTCCAGCATAAATAGCATGCATAAGTAGCATGCAGAGCTTGCAGCTGATTGCGTTGGCATAGCACTGAAGTGTTTTCAGAGGGAGGCGCTCTGcagaagactgagagagagagactgtgccaGCCTTGGGGGCCACGCTGATGCAGAGTCTCGCCCGCTGCTTGCTTAATTATTTACAAACTCCTGCATTTTAAGTGGCAAATCTCCCGTGTATTTGGGCTGGCAATGAGATCACCTGTGGGTCAAACATATCCATGAGTGTTATTTTCAACCACCTCCTTTTTattgaaggagaaaaaaaaagaacaggattTTCTAAGATGTAACGGAGAGCCCACCCTCGTCTGTTGTATATTGTCGAGGTGGTGATGCGTTGGGGAATACTGTGGGGTGAGAGAGTAGACGAGATTTGAATGTGGATGAGAGAGTCATAATTTAGTGGGATGTCCATTCATGTTCACAGTGAATTGCGAATGAGACATGCAATTTGAGGGGTCTAATTTTAGGCCCAGAAATTTGAGTTCAGAAAAGAACACTACCCACTTTTGCTTTTACCTTAAAAGTTAACTGCCttgaataatttaaaaacaaagttTTTTTCCTTAGACAAGTGCATTCTAGTGGGTAAAAACCGCTGCAAGAGCACCACACATACAAAGCCTGTCTCAAATTCAATAGTGCTACACCTAATTTCATGACCATGATATTAgggttgtatatatatatatatatatataaatgatataCATTAGCTTACTTCACCCCACATTAACAAGCTGCACATTTGATTAAGCGTGTGCTCAGCCGCTGCAGTATTCCCGTCTCCCTAGAGATGGGTTTAGAGCAGACACCATGGCATCCCTACTTCCCCTGTGAGAGCATAGAATTGCTATTCCTCAAGGACTGGGCAAggggagaaagaaataaagagacagagacagaatgtCCTTCCTGATGTGAGAAACCTACAcaatgacagagaaaaagctAAGATGAACAAGAATAGAAACGAGAAGATGGTTTGTGTGCCTCGCATCACAACAAACGacgaaaacacaacacaaaacaaataaaacatacaaattctGCACATGCAAGGTCAAGGGGTTTGATTCCAAAGAAGCACTCTAATCAACTTTATCTTTATCTTGTTTAAAAGACATCTGCTAAATGCCTCCATGTAAATGTAGTCAGAATCAAGAGCAGGTGTAGTCATCAATCCCTAGCGGGACTTCCTGGCACTGTTTGTGTTCATCCATGACATCACCTTTGAAGTCAGGATTCCAGGAAAGTCTACCAGAGCTTGGCAGATCATGTAG encodes:
- the LOC122131089 gene encoding E3 ubiquitin-protein ligase Siah2-like, which encodes MTWGLPQWPCLLSWPQCQGGGAWPRTTSAGATDVTPPVFPDKPPSRNKCIGVGCIQSQHHTELVNTDQKEGSESQPCTCPCGSSCQWQGILGSVVPHLIQAHQPITDREGEEVIFLVSNVNMPDTGDWVMVQSCFGRKFVLVVKKEAVVRGSPTYFFAAVLFVGAREEAEGFVYRLGLRGSRRRLMWEATPRAIQDSVASSAVTDSDCMVFDSAVANLFASSSGTLGIHVSISRSGSSITEPALHAQGPPPHRHSMGRAYPSSLTQGSPNPWVT